The following proteins come from a genomic window of Pocillopora verrucosa isolate sample1 chromosome 6, ASM3666991v2, whole genome shotgun sequence:
- the LOC131798371 gene encoding NACHT, LRR and PYD domains-containing protein 12-like gives MASATSSIPSTKETSNYAELCRLLVDVGSCVLREIFDRVCPPGNLHTVLAHPQNQAKLQTLLKKRVLCIPQWLKLYPADKFLVSSRNFDTSLLLLLLRNIFGLLLPTSSWDKLPPITDTSPEADITRIKVLRDRVCSHATTASVDDSTFSSYWNDIKDTFMRIGGARYQDYIHEMTLDCVDADLVGDYQELLSKWLKDEECITDKSNEEKIVKKPRKEGNMEDSLDISEQNSWERETVVMPAKNGSAQTGNSSQPELSVKLPKLSDLPAIFTPWETVELPVDFLLLTVEDCEFLSCFAYLKEPFKSYHISTGPVYFGCMGNDQGKKMKIALKRCSKGSDVPGGSLSVSKDAISVLGPKAILSVGACSGLNSEEVKLGDVVVSAKLITAAHKTPPSRDIGNLIKHVADGWKAPLQNADEYAAKVHCDGVVLSISEANRDMIRKHPEAIAVEMEGGGVYTAAHDFKTEWVVVKGIKDFADGTQSSSKKWNEIACVMAASVVANILNDPVIFQDWPHFNAGANELPSQAVSAYTSALKSSIIGQTEFQPKLLASRTISNAKTDEIFTNLLIQHGRKALIRSNNDETYYSRSEELEYYGKVSGTPVKHASEIFLGVIDDQESANSILVVGKAGIGKSLFCQKVIRDWANNELFQARENTEIPNLKFVYLLTFRQLNLLENNCVTLREILNCCSALDDKCNIDDSTFEYILKHPKEVMIILDGYDEYSQQDYIAGNLEEQHPNDARRKMPVAALCSKLIKGKILKETIVMITSRPDESDKMGGIRFKRYVEIAGFSSEQVKEYIEKYFKNNENMKNAVIKHVTHNENLVSFAHIPMLCYLLCFEMEYTLAESENPDDLPVSTTDIYTKLVDIFELKHCAESEYRQKEIPEQFKPPSVIKNTLDKLSKLAAKLLVERKPTFDEREMEGQFEAEEVSKLKGSGLLYCGQSFRTALITTTKHFSFTHLTVQEFLAARWYVKENCVPNKPCSEMVFQFMAGVLSNEGNEKLMEKLVDLPSMRRNLKMACLNEYQNKEFAKKFIRNNPQAFSNSDGVMAFWNFPDCIGVSFALDIISELNKEEAGEAQHKCSDKFVTVEELKLSESQLTLSGIQRVCNSLNNEHCLVCELNLVYIDLTDECVDVINRLVVRKLTTLSLVTTNITNTGVAGLCEALQHPSCKLTTLNLEGDSITDTGVASLCEALQHPSCKLTTLNLQGGSITDTGVASLCEALQHPSCKLTTLNLQGGSITDTGVASLCEALQHPSCKLTTLNLQGGSITDTGVASLCEALQHPSCKLTTLNLQGGSITDTGVASLCEALQHPSCKLTTLNPQGGSITDTDVASLCEALQHPSCKLTTLNLHGGFITDTGVASLCEALQHPSCKLTTLNLQGGSITDTSVASLCEALQHPSCKLTSINLGIRAMTDIGVVHLCEAIQHPSCKLNTLTLTQNCITDTGIAILFEALQHPSCKLTTLNLGNSFTTDTSVASLCRALKHSSFNLTTLNLPSLFSSKYRAILKAITQRHRPTLNLSFEVLPNLL, from the exons ATGGCTTCTGCCACTTCATCAATTCCTTCTACCAAAGAGACCTCTAATTATGCTGAGCTCTGTCGCCTTCTTGTCGATGTTGGATCATGTGTGTTAAGGGAGATCTTTGACAGGGTATGTCCACCTGGAAACCTTCACACAGTTCTGGCTCATCCTCAGAACCAAGCAAAGTTACAAACCCTTTTGAAGAAGAGAGTCCTCTGTATCCCTCAGTGGCTTAAACTTTATCCTGCTGACAAATTCTTAGTTTCCTCAAGGAACTTTGACACTTCCCTACTGCTACTCCTATTGAGGAATATCTTTGGCTTGCTTCTCCCTACCAGTAGCTGGGATAAGCTTCCTCCTATAACAGACACCTCTCCAGAGGCTGACATCACCCGAATCAAGGTCTTAAGAGATAGAGTTTGCAGTCATGCTACCACTGCTTCAGTTGATGATTCAACTTTCAGTTCTTACTGGAATGACATTAAAGACACTTTTATGCGTATTGGAGGGGCTCGCTATCAGGATTACATCCATGAAATGACACTTGATTGTGTGGATGCTGATCTTGTAGGAGACTACCAAGAACTTCTGAGTAAGTGGTTGAAGGATGAAGAATGCATCACAGACAAAtcaaatgaggaaaaaattgtgaaaaagcccaggaaggaaggaaatatGGAGGATTCCTTGgacatttctgaacaaaattcatGGGAGAGAG AGACAGTAGTAATGCCAGCAAAAAATGGATCAGCTCAGACTGGGAATAGCAGCCAGCCAGAGCTTAGTGTGAAACTTCCAAAGTTGAGTGATCTTCCAGCAATCTTTACTCCGTGGGAAACTGTTGAACTGCCAGtggattttcttttattaacagtAGAGGACTGTGAGTTCCTAAGCTGCTTTGCCTACCTGAAGGAACCCTTCAAGAGTTACCACATCAGTACTGGTCCTGTGTACTTTGGGTGCATGGGTaatgatcaaggaaagaaaatgaaaattgcattgaAGAGGTGCTCCAAAGGTTCTGATGTTCCTGGGGGTTCTTTgtcagtttcaaaagatgccaTCTCGGTACTGGGACCCAAGGCTATTTTATCTGTTGGTGCCTGCAGCGGTTTGAACAGTGAAGAGGTCAAGTTAGGAGATGTGGTTGTTTCAGCAAAGCTGATAACAGCTGCACACAAAACTCCCCCCAGCAGAGATATTGGTAACCTGATCAAACATGTGGCTGATGGGTGGAAGGCACCTTTACAGAATGCTGATGAATATGCTGCCAAAGTACACTGTGATGGAGTGGTCCTGAGTATCTCAGAGGCGAACAGAGATATGATTAGGAAACATCCTGAagcaattgcagttgaaatggaaggtggag gggtgTATACAGCAGCCcatgattttaagacagaatgggtGGTAGTCAAGGGCATCAAAGACTTCGCAGATGGAACACAGtcttcaagtaagaaatggaatgaaattgcctgtgtgatggcagcatctgttgtggccaacattttgaatgatccagtcatattccaagattggcctcaCTTTAATGCAG gTGCCAATGAATTACCCTCTCAAG ccGTAAGTGCCTATACTTCAGCTTTAAAGTCTTCAATTATTGGCCAAACGGAGTTCCAACCCAAACTGCTTGCCTCTCGCACGATTTCCAACGCGAAGACAGACGAAATATTCACTAATCTTCTCATACAACATGGAAGAAAAGCCCTGATCAGGAGTAACAATGACGAGACATATTATTCAAGAAGTGAAGAGCTTGAGTACTACGGAAAAGTCAGCGGTACCCCAGTCAAGCACGCtagtgaaatatttcttggcgTGATTGATGATCAGGAGAGTGCTAATTCTATTCTTGTCGTTGGAAAAGCAGGGATTGGGAAATCCCTGTTTTGCCAGAAGGTGATTCGCGATTGGGCCAACAACGAATTATTTCAAGCACGAGAAAACACCGAAATCCCCAATTTAAAGTTTGTGTATTTGCTTACTTTCCGTCAATtgaatttgcttgaaaataactGTGTGACTTTAAGAGAAATCTTAAATTGTTGTTCGGCTCTGGATGACAAATGTAACATTGATGACTCTACATTTGAGTACATTTTAAAGCATCCCAAGGAAGTTATGATCATCCTCGACGGCTATGATGAGTATTCACAGCAAGATTACATCGCTGGAAACTTAGAAGAACAGCATCCCAATGACGCTAGACGTAAAATGCCGGTGGCCGCATTATGTTCAAAACTcatcaaaggaaaaatcttGAAAGAGACTATCGTCATGATTACCTCGCGGCCTGATGAATCGGACAAGATGGGAGGAATCCGTTTTAAACGATACGTGGAAATTGCGGGATTTTCGTCAGAACAAGTGAAAGAGTACATTGAGAAATACTTCAAGAACAACGAAAATATGAAGAACGCTGTAATTAAACATGTCACGCACAATGAGAACCTTGTCAGTTTTGCTCATATTCCTATGCTCTGTTATCTGTTGTGCTTCGAGATGGAGTATACCCTTGCTGAATCAGAAAATCCTGATGACCTTCCTGTCTCAACAACCGACATTTACACCAAACTTGTTGATATCTTTGAACTTAAGCATTGCGCCGAGTCAGAATACAGACAGAAAGAAATTCCTGAGCAATTCAAGCCCCCTTCTGTCATTAAGAACACTTTAGATAAATTATCAAAGCTAGCGGCTAAACTGTTGGttgaaagaaagccaactttTGATGAAAGGGAGATGGAAGGCCAGTTTGAAGCGGAAGAAGTCAGCAAACTGAAAGGTAGCGGTCTTCTTTACTGTGGTCAGTCTTTCAGGACTGCACTGATTACAACTACGAAGCACTTTAGCTTCACACATCTAACCGTCCAAGAATTCTTGGCTGCTCGTTGGTATGTTAAGGAAAATTGTGTTCCAAACAAACCATGCTCTGAAATGGTTTTCCAATTCATGGCTGGTGTGTTGTCAAATGAAGGAAACGAGAAACTGATGGAAAAATTAGTAGATTTACCCTCTATGCGTCGTAATCTTAAAATGGCGTGTCTGAAtgagtatcaaaacaaagaatttgccaaaaaattcaTCAGGAATAATCCGCAAGCCTTTAGTAATTCAGACGGCGTCATGGCTTTTTGGAATTTTCCTGACTGCATTGGAGTATCATTTGCGTTGGACATTATCAGTGAACTAAATAAAGAGGAAGCTGGAGAGGCACAACACAAATGTTCTGATAAGTTCGTCACAGTTGAGGAGTTAAAACTTAGCGAATCACAGCTAACACTGTCTGGAATACAACGAGTCTGTAATTCACTGAACAATGAACACTGTCTTGTGTGTGAACTGAACTTAGTCTACATTGACTTGACTGATGAATGTGTTGATGTTATTAATAGATTAGTAGTAAGGAAGTTAACCACATTAAGTCTAGTGACCACGAATATCACTAATACCGGTGTGGCCGgtctatgtgaagctttacagcatccaagctgtaagctaaccacactaaatctGGAAGGTGATTCTATCACTGATACCGGTGTGGCCAGTCtgtgtgaagctttacagcatccaagctgtaagctaaccacactaaatctGCAGGGTGGTTCTATCACTGATACCGGTGTGgccagtctatgtgaagctctacagcatccaagctgtaagctaaccacactaaatctGCAGGGTGGTTCTATCACTGATACCGGTGTGgccagtctatgtgaagctttacagcatccaagctgtaagctaaccacacttAATCTGCAGGGTGGTTCTATCACTGATACCGGTGTGGCCAGTCtgtgtgaagctttacagcatccaagctgtaagctaaccacactaaatctGCAGGGTGGTTCTATCACTGATACCGGTGTGGCCAGTCtgtgtgaagctttacagcatccaagctgtaagctaaccacactaaatcCGCAGGGTGGTTCTATCACTGATACCGATGTGGCCAGTCtgtgtgaagctttacagcatccaagctgtaagctaaccacactaaatctGCATGGTGGTTTTATCACTGATACCGGTGTGGCCAGTCtgtgtgaagctttacagcatccaagctgtaagctaaccacactaaatctGCAGGGTGGTTCTATCACTGATACcagtgttgccagtctatgtgaagctttacagcatccaagctgtaagctaacctCAATAAATCTGGGGATTCGTGCTATGACTGATATCGGTGTTGTCCATCTATGTGAAGCTatacagcatccaagctgtaagctaaaCACACTAACTCTAACGCAGAATTGCATTACTGATACCGGTATTGCCATTCTAtttgaagctttacagcatccaagctgtaagctaaccacactaaatctGGGGAATAGTTTTACCACTGATACcagtgttgccagtctatgtagAGCTTTAAAGCATTCAAGCTTTAATTTAACCACACTAAATCTGCCTTCGTTATTTAGTTCCAAATATCGTGCAATTCTTAAAGCTATAACTCAGAGACACCGACCAACTTTAAACCTGTCTTTTGAGGTTCTTCCAAATCTTTTatag